A window from Mytilus galloprovincialis chromosome 8, xbMytGall1.hap1.1, whole genome shotgun sequence encodes these proteins:
- the LOC143041967 gene encoding high mobility group protein B2-like has product MGRKDGKPRGRMSSYVFFVQCFREEHKKKNPTEKVVFAEFSKKCAEKWREISAKEKRKYEDMAEKDKARYEGEMQNYEPGPGEKVGRKKRDKDPNAPKRSLSAFFFFCNEERPKVRKDHGDWSVALVAKEMGKRWEKQTDRSKYEKQAAADKIRYEQAMAKYRGGGGGSPAKKPAGPPAKKAKPESEEEDDDYEEDEEDDEEDDE; this is encoded by the exons ATGGGAAGGAAAGATGGAAAGCCACGTGGACGTATGTCATCATATGTCTTCTTTGTGCAGTGTTTTAGAGAGGaacacaagaaaaaaaatccaacagAAAAAGTTGTGTTTGCTGAATTCTCGAAAAAGTGTGCTGAAAAATGGAGG GAAATCAGTGCAAAGGAAAAGAGAAAATATGAAGATATGGCAGAGAAAGACAAAGCTAGATATGAGGGAGAAATGCAAAATTACGAGCCAGGACCAGGAGAGAAGGTTGGAAGAAAGAAGAGAGATAAAGATCCCAATGCACCAAAGAGATCCCT TTCTGCATTCTTTTTCTTCTGTAATGAAGAAAGACCAAAAGTAAGGAAAGATCATGGTGATTGGTCGGTAGCGCTAGTAGCCAAGGAGATGGGAAAACGATGGGAGAAACAAACAGATAgatcaaaatatgaaaaacaggCAGCTGCAGATAAAATCAGATATGAACAG GCAATGGCAAAATACAGGGGAGGTGGTGGTGGATCTCCAGCAAAGAAACCTGCAGGACCCCCAGCAAAGAAAGCAAAGCCAGAGAGTGAAGAAGAGGATGATGATTATGAAGAAGATGAGGAAGACGACGAAGAAGATGATGAATAA